One stretch of Gambusia affinis linkage group LG05, SWU_Gaff_1.0, whole genome shotgun sequence DNA includes these proteins:
- the LOC122830597 gene encoding killer cell lectin-like receptor subfamily B member 1A isoform X2: MADNNVQYASVVFKNKRPARAKKEEEVVYDDVKPTQAARKTTVTEAKEMEEVLYSEMKKPNKSSLQTSDTNGPSSDKEAKRCCLYQKLVYCFGSLCVILVVAIIGVSVYLRRCSSCPKGWIHSQSSCYAVNNPEPKKQKTWEEAREDCKGKSSDLTVIGNQEEKTFVDDSSWKDNEGKMKGFWIGLSVEGGKWKWMDGNDLTNQAWIQQPDTDGQCVTSLQKREWKSVNCTERNGWICEKKALSV; encoded by the exons ATGGCAGACAACAATGTCCAGTACgcttctgttgttttcaaaaacaagagaCCAGCAAGAG ctaaaaaagaagaagaagttgtgTATGATGATGTGAAGCCAACCCAAGCAGCTCGGAAAACGACTGTCACAGAGG CtaaagaaatggaagaagtaTTGTATAGTGAAATgaagaaaccaaacaaatcGTCTCTACAAACATCTGACACAAATG GACCTTCGTCagacaaagaagcaaaaagatGTTGCTTGTATCAGAAGttggtttattgttttgggAGTCTATGTGTGATTTTGGTGGTGGCCATTATTGGAGTCAGTGTCTACT tGAGACGGTGTAGTTCTTGTCCAAAAGGCTGGATTCACTCTCAGTCCAGCTGCTATGCAGTTAATAATCCTGAACctaagaaacagaaaacctggGAAGAAGCACGAGAAGACTGCAAAGGAAAGAGTTCAGATCTGACTGTTATTGGAAATCAAGAAGAAAAG ACGTTTGTTGATGACTCTAGCTGGAAGGATAACGAGGGTAAAATGAAAGGGTTCTGGATTGGTCTCAGTGTTGAAGGAGGGAAatggaaatggatggatggaaatgatCTGACCAATCA AGCCTGGATACAACAGCCTGACACTGACGGTCAATGTGTAACTTCTCTCCAGAAACGAGAATGGAAATCAGTGAACTGTACCGAAAGAAACGGCTGGATCTGTGAGAAGAAGGCTTTATCTgtttaa
- the LOC122830597 gene encoding C-type lectin domain family 12 member B-like isoform X1 — protein sequence MADNNVQYASVVFKNKRPARAKKEEEVVYDDVKPTQAARKTTVTEAKEMEEVLYSEMKKPNKSSLQTSDTNGPSSDKEAKRCCLYQKLVYCFGSLCVILVVAIIGVSVYFVSLDKRDKPELKQPKDKQIFLPDEIYNMTNLNNKFNIQVQNLTQQQHNLTAEISQVQKNHDLQTKMKTLGEEIKTCKKQKLNQTLHIIDEYCPKENGSVRRCSSCPKGWIHSQSSCYAVNNPEPKKQKTWEEAREDCKGKSSDLTVIGNQEEKTFVDDSSWKDNEGKMKGFWIGLSVEGGKWKWMDGNDLTNQAWIQQPDTDGQCVTSLQKREWKSVNCTERNGWICEKKALSV from the exons ATGGCAGACAACAATGTCCAGTACgcttctgttgttttcaaaaacaagagaCCAGCAAGAG ctaaaaaagaagaagaagttgtgTATGATGATGTGAAGCCAACCCAAGCAGCTCGGAAAACGACTGTCACAGAGG CtaaagaaatggaagaagtaTTGTATAGTGAAATgaagaaaccaaacaaatcGTCTCTACAAACATCTGACACAAATG GACCTTCGTCagacaaagaagcaaaaagatGTTGCTTGTATCAGAAGttggtttattgttttgggAGTCTATGTGTGATTTTGGTGGTGGCCATTATTGGAGTCAGTGTCTACT TTGTATCTCTTGACAAGAGAGATAAACCTGAGCTGAAACaaccaaaagacaaacaaattttCCTGCCAGATGAAATTTACAACATGACAAACCTCAACAACAAATTCAACATCCAGGTTCAAAACCtgacacaacaacaacacaaccTGACAGCAGAAATTAGTCAAGTTCAAAAGAACCACGACTtgcagacaaaaatgaaaactctcggagaagaaataaaaacttgtaaaaagCAGAAACTCAATCAAACTCTGCATATCATTGATGAATACTGTCCCAAAGAAAATGGGAGTG tGAGACGGTGTAGTTCTTGTCCAAAAGGCTGGATTCACTCTCAGTCCAGCTGCTATGCAGTTAATAATCCTGAACctaagaaacagaaaacctggGAAGAAGCACGAGAAGACTGCAAAGGAAAGAGTTCAGATCTGACTGTTATTGGAAATCAAGAAGAAAAG ACGTTTGTTGATGACTCTAGCTGGAAGGATAACGAGGGTAAAATGAAAGGGTTCTGGATTGGTCTCAGTGTTGAAGGAGGGAAatggaaatggatggatggaaatgatCTGACCAATCA AGCCTGGATACAACAGCCTGACACTGACGGTCAATGTGTAACTTCTCTCCAGAAACGAGAATGGAAATCAGTGAACTGTACCGAAAGAAACGGCTGGATCTGTGAGAAGAAGGCTTTATCTgtttaa